The Janthinobacterium lividum genome has a window encoding:
- a CDS encoding YgiQ family radical SAM protein: MSRAEMDALGWDQCDVILVTGDAYIDHPSFGMALVGRLLEAQGYRVGIISQPDWLSAEAFRILGKPRLYYGITAGNMDSMVNQYTADRKIRSDDAYTANAEPNKRPDRAVTVYAQRAREAYSDVPIVIGSIEASLRRIAHYDYWSDKVRRSVLPDSKADLLIFGNAERALVDLTHRLAAGEHIKDIRDLRGTAFMVPSGWLPGDDWGVHNSTRVDVPGKIDPHYSPYEMVQEDKTACATENASKSAAVIKPIRIMSREERLAMAKEKHDKTVVRLPAYDVVKDDPVMYAHASRVFHLESNPGNARAMVQAHGERDVWLNPPPLPLAMDEMDGVYDMNYARAPHPSYGKAHIPAWEMIRFSVNIMRGCFGGCTFCSITEHEGRIIQSRSEPSILREIEHIRDKTKGFTGTISDMGGPTANMYRLACKEKEIEVSCRRLSCVYPSICVNLGTDHSKLISLYRKARAIPGIKKVLISSGLRYDLAVRSPEYVKELVTHHVGGLLKIAPEHTEEGTLSKMMKPGIGAYDEFKEMFDRFSLEAGKKQYLIPYFIAAHPGTTDLDMLNLALWLKKNNFKLDQVQTFMPTPMAMATTMYHTRKNPLRKVTADSEVVETARSGKIRRTHKAFLRYQDPANWPILREALVNMGRGDLIGNGDKHLIPAWTSSESGGLAAGERSRQTHGAGTPDKFKVTPGKNRIALGGTAAAPKASAAESKVRPSILSTIKTKAKPAVVPMGRGSKPPAKGGHAASARGGRK, translated from the coding sequence ATGTCGCGCGCCGAGATGGACGCGCTGGGCTGGGACCAGTGCGACGTCATCCTCGTCACGGGCGACGCCTACATCGACCATCCGAGTTTCGGCATGGCCCTGGTTGGCCGCCTGCTCGAAGCGCAAGGCTACCGTGTCGGCATCATCAGCCAGCCGGACTGGCTGTCGGCCGAAGCGTTCCGCATCCTCGGCAAGCCGCGCCTGTACTACGGCATTACTGCCGGCAACATGGATTCCATGGTCAATCAGTACACGGCCGACCGCAAGATCCGCTCCGACGACGCCTACACGGCAAATGCGGAACCGAATAAACGTCCGGACCGCGCCGTCACCGTGTACGCCCAGCGCGCGCGCGAAGCGTATTCCGATGTGCCTATCGTCATCGGCAGCATCGAGGCGTCATTGCGCCGCATCGCCCATTACGATTACTGGTCGGACAAGGTCCGCCGTTCCGTCTTGCCCGATTCCAAGGCTGATTTGTTGATTTTCGGTAATGCCGAGCGGGCGCTGGTCGACCTGACGCACCGCCTGGCCGCCGGCGAACACATCAAGGATATCCGCGACTTGCGCGGCACGGCCTTCATGGTGCCGTCCGGTTGGTTGCCTGGCGACGACTGGGGCGTGCACAATTCCACCCGCGTCGACGTGCCAGGCAAGATCGACCCGCACTACAGCCCGTACGAGATGGTGCAGGAAGACAAGACCGCCTGCGCCACGGAAAATGCCTCGAAATCGGCCGCAGTCATCAAGCCGATCCGCATCATGAGCCGCGAAGAGCGCTTGGCCATGGCCAAGGAAAAGCACGACAAGACGGTCGTGCGCCTGCCCGCGTATGACGTCGTCAAGGATGATCCCGTGATGTACGCGCATGCGTCGCGCGTGTTCCACCTGGAATCGAATCCCGGCAATGCGCGCGCCATGGTGCAGGCGCACGGCGAACGCGACGTGTGGCTCAACCCGCCGCCGCTGCCGCTGGCCATGGACGAGATGGATGGCGTGTACGACATGAATTACGCGCGCGCCCCGCACCCGAGCTATGGCAAGGCGCATATCCCCGCCTGGGAAATGATCCGCTTTTCCGTCAACATCATGCGCGGCTGCTTCGGCGGCTGTACCTTCTGCTCGATCACCGAGCACGAAGGGCGCATCATCCAGAGCCGTTCGGAACCGTCGATCCTGCGCGAAATCGAGCATATCCGCGATAAGACCAAAGGCTTTACGGGCACCATTTCCGATATGGGTGGCCCGACGGCGAATATGTACCGCCTCGCTTGCAAGGAAAAAGAGATCGAAGTCTCGTGCCGCCGCCTGTCCTGCGTGTATCCGTCCATCTGCGTCAACCTGGGCACGGATCACAGCAAGCTCATTTCCCTGTACCGCAAGGCGCGCGCCATCCCGGGCATCAAGAAAGTGCTGATCAGTTCGGGCTTGCGCTATGACCTGGCCGTGCGTTCGCCCGAGTACGTCAAGGAACTGGTCACGCATCACGTCGGTGGCCTGCTGAAGATCGCGCCCGAGCACACGGAAGAGGGGACCTTGTCGAAGATGATGAAGCCTGGCATCGGCGCGTATGACGAGTTCAAGGAAATGTTTGACCGTTTCTCGCTGGAAGCAGGCAAGAAGCAGTACCTGATCCCCTACTTCATCGCCGCCCATCCGGGCACGACGGACCTGGATATGCTGAATCTGGCCCTGTGGCTGAAGAAGAACAATTTCAAGCTGGACCAGGTGCAAACCTTCATGCCCACGCCGATGGCCATGGCCACGACGATGTACCACACGCGCAAGAATCCTTTGCGCAAGGTCACGGCCGATTCGGAAGTGGTGGAAACGGCCCGTAGCGGCAAGATCCGCCGCACGCATAAAGCCTTCTTGCGCTACCAAGACCCGGCCAACTGGCCGATCCTGCGCGAAGCGCTGGTCAACATGGGCCGTGGCGACTTGATCGGCAATGGCGACAAGCATTTGATCCCGGCATGGACGTCGTCGGAATCGGGCGGCCTGGCCGCAGGCGAACGCAGCCGCCAGACGCATGGCGCTGGCACGCCGGACAAGTTCAAGGTTACGCCGGGCAAGAACCGCATCGCCCTGGGTGGCACGGCAGCGGCGCCCAAAGCGTCCGCCGCCGAATCGAAGGTGCGCCCATCGATCCTGTCGACCATCAAAACGAAGGCCAAGCCGGCCGTCGTACCGATGGGCCGTGGCAGCAAGCCGCCAGCCAAGGGCGGCCATGCCGCGTCAGCACGGGGCGGACGCAAGTAA
- a CDS encoding VF530 family protein, whose protein sequence is MSQQDLNGITLEGIVTRLHAHYGWDGLAKHIDINCFISDPSIKSSLKFLRKTPWARSKVEQLFLDTQFTD, encoded by the coding sequence ATGAGTCAGCAAGATTTGAATGGCATTACCCTGGAAGGTATCGTGACGCGTCTGCACGCCCACTACGGTTGGGACGGTCTAGCCAAGCACATCGATATCAATTGCTTCATCAGCGATCCCAGCATCAAGTCGAGCCTGAAGTTTTTGCGCAAGACCCCGTGGGCCAGAAGCAAGGTGGAACAATTGTTCCTGGACACGCAATTTACTGACTGA
- a CDS encoding DUF4404 family protein, whose protein sequence is MDSKLKESLQQLHSTLATSGPVDEELHGLLQKLDVDIKLLMEKRAAQEQEEESTTYGLAERSQELSAKFAVKHPKLEPALRELGEILANMGI, encoded by the coding sequence ATGGATAGCAAACTCAAGGAATCTCTGCAACAACTGCATTCGACACTAGCAACCAGCGGTCCCGTCGATGAAGAACTGCATGGTTTGCTGCAAAAACTCGATGTCGACATCAAGCTGCTGATGGAAAAGCGCGCGGCGCAAGAGCAGGAAGAAGAGTCGACGACCTATGGCCTGGCCGAGCGCAGCCAGGAATTGTCGGCGAAGTTCGCCGTCAAGCATCCGAAACTGGAGCCGGCGTTGCGGGAACTTGGTGAAATTTTAGCCAATATGGGTATTTAA
- a CDS encoding M3 family metallopeptidase: protein MTRPTMLVIAASLMLAPAAAFAATATVVSATAATAAAALPVSNPFAQASSLPFNYPPFDKVQDADYAPAFTAGMAANLAEINAIANNPKAATFDNTIVAMERSGQLLSRVRTVFSVMSGSNTNDTIQGLERELAPKMAAHSDAIMLNDKLFKRIDTLYAKRDKLGLDAESKRLLERYHTDFVRAGAKLSAADKEKLRAYNGQLAALSTKFAQNVLKELNASAVVVDTREELDGLSPAAIEVAAGLAKKRGLDGKYVIALVNTTGQAPLSLLTNRAVRERIMAASQARGSRGGEFDNTQEVLELAKLRAERAALMGYPNYAAYSLEDQTAHDTTAVNALLGELAKPAVVNARREADDIQKVIDAGKGGFKVGAADWAFYSDKVRAERYNFDENQLKPYFEMHSVLTKGVFFAAGKLYGLTFKQRTDLPVYTADMLVYDVFNEDGTQLAIFTLDPYARSNKRGGAWANAYVGQSSLLNRKPVIANNLNIPKPEAGQPTLMTFDEVNTMFHEFGHALHGMFSNVKYPRFAGTSVPRDFVEYPSQVNEMWALWPEVLQNYAKHYQTGAAIPAELLAKVTAADNFNQGYKTTEYLASALLDQRWHQLTPAQIPSDVLAFEKAALTDAGVDFAPAPPRYRSTYFSHAFAGGYSAGYYAYLWSEKLDADTVEWFKENGGLTRKNGDWFRNKLLSRGGSADALDIYRNFRGRDAKIEPLLERRGLSVK from the coding sequence GCTCCGGCCTTTACGGCAGGCATGGCCGCCAACCTGGCGGAAATCAACGCGATTGCCAATAACCCGAAAGCGGCCACGTTCGACAACACCATCGTCGCCATGGAACGCTCGGGCCAGTTGCTGAGCCGCGTGCGCACCGTGTTTTCCGTGATGTCCGGTTCCAACACGAATGACACGATCCAGGGCCTGGAACGCGAGCTGGCGCCGAAAATGGCGGCCCACAGCGACGCGATCATGCTCAACGACAAATTGTTCAAGCGCATCGATACCCTGTACGCCAAGCGCGACAAGCTGGGCCTCGATGCCGAATCGAAACGCCTGCTGGAGCGCTATCACACGGATTTCGTGCGCGCGGGTGCCAAGCTGTCGGCGGCTGACAAGGAAAAGCTGCGCGCCTACAACGGCCAGCTGGCTGCCCTGTCGACCAAGTTCGCGCAGAACGTGCTGAAAGAATTGAACGCCTCGGCTGTCGTCGTCGATACGCGCGAAGAACTGGACGGCCTGTCGCCAGCCGCTATCGAAGTGGCCGCAGGCCTGGCCAAGAAGCGCGGCCTGGATGGAAAATATGTGATCGCCCTCGTCAACACGACGGGCCAGGCGCCGCTGTCGCTGCTGACCAACCGCGCCGTGCGCGAACGCATCATGGCCGCTTCGCAAGCGCGTGGCAGCCGTGGCGGCGAGTTTGACAACACCCAGGAAGTGCTGGAACTGGCGAAACTGCGCGCCGAACGTGCCGCGCTGATGGGCTACCCGAATTACGCTGCCTATTCGCTGGAAGACCAGACGGCGCACGACACCACCGCCGTGAACGCCTTGCTGGGCGAGCTGGCGAAGCCGGCCGTCGTCAATGCGCGCCGTGAAGCGGACGATATCCAGAAGGTCATCGATGCAGGAAAAGGCGGCTTCAAGGTGGGCGCTGCCGACTGGGCTTTCTACAGCGACAAGGTACGCGCAGAACGCTACAACTTTGACGAGAATCAACTCAAACCGTACTTTGAGATGCACAGCGTGCTGACCAAGGGCGTGTTCTTTGCCGCTGGCAAGTTGTACGGCCTCACCTTCAAGCAGCGCACCGACTTGCCCGTCTACACGGCTGATATGCTGGTGTACGACGTCTTCAATGAAGACGGCACGCAGCTGGCCATTTTCACGCTCGACCCTTACGCGCGCAGCAACAAGCGCGGCGGCGCCTGGGCGAATGCCTATGTGGGCCAGTCAAGCTTGCTGAACCGCAAGCCGGTCATTGCGAATAACCTCAACATTCCGAAGCCGGAAGCGGGCCAGCCGACCCTGATGACGTTTGACGAAGTCAACACCATGTTCCACGAATTCGGCCATGCGCTGCACGGCATGTTTTCGAACGTGAAATACCCGCGCTTTGCCGGTACCAGCGTGCCGCGCGACTTCGTCGAATACCCGTCGCAAGTCAATGAAATGTGGGCGCTGTGGCCGGAAGTGCTGCAAAACTACGCCAAGCACTACCAGACGGGCGCGGCCATCCCTGCCGAACTGCTGGCCAAAGTGACGGCGGCCGACAATTTCAACCAGGGTTACAAAACCACGGAATACCTGGCATCGGCTCTGCTGGACCAGCGCTGGCATCAGCTGACCCCGGCGCAGATCCCTAGCGACGTGCTGGCGTTTGAGAAAGCCGCCTTGACGGATGCGGGCGTCGATTTCGCCCCGGCGCCGCCGCGCTACCGCAGCACCTATTTCTCGCACGCGTTCGCGGGCGGCTATTCGGCCGGCTATTACGCGTATCTGTGGTCGGAAAAGCTCGATGCCGACACGGTCGAGTGGTTCAAGGAAAACGGCGGCCTGACGCGCAAGAATGGCGACTGGTTCCGTAATAAACTGCTGTCGCGCGGCGGCAGCGCCGATGCGCTCGACATCTACCGCAACTTCCGTGGCCGCGATGCGAAGATCGAGCCGCTGCTGGAACGCCGTGGCTTGAGCGTTAAATAA
- a CDS encoding M3 family metallopeptidase: MIRPQLLVIAASVMLAHAAPSAMAAATAKSTPAAAVSAQNPLLKASPLPFQMPQFGLIKDAHYAPAFAEGMKRQLAEVNAIANNRQAPTFENTIVALERTGQLLHRVQSIFSNMTSTNTNSVLEAVEVDVSPKLAAHGDAITLNPKLFTRIDTLYAKRDKLGLDAESLRLLERYHTDFVRAGAKLSDADKEKLKAYNAEQAGLETAFAQNVLKETNAKSIVVDTRAELAGMTDSDIDTAAAAAKERGLTGKFLIALVNTSGQPPLAVLTDRKTRQRLMDASLNRGSQGGEFDNRAIVLKLAKLRAERATLLGYANYAAYSLEDQTAKTTTAVNTLLSELAKPAVANARREAADLQQVVDAEKGGFQVAAADWAIYTDKLRKQRFNFDENELKPYLELNSVLNNGVFFAANKLYGISFKERKDLPVYNPDVRVYDVLDADGKPLALFIADFYARGNKHGGAWMNEYVSQSSLMGTHPVVANQLNIPKPPAGQPTLLTFDEVTTMFHEFGHALHGMFSNVKYPRFAGTSVPSDFVEYPSQVNEMWAVWPEVLQNYAKHYQSGAAMPQELLDKVTAAKKFNQGFMTTEYLSAALLDQRWHQLAPSQIPTDVLAFEAASLKDAGVDYAPVPPRYRTSYFSHSFSGGYSAAYYAYLWSEKLDAESVNWFKENGGLTRKNGDWFRSKLLSRGGSVDALQLFRDFRGRDATVEPLLERRGLKAK, encoded by the coding sequence ATGATCCGTCCACAACTGCTCGTCATCGCCGCCAGTGTCATGCTGGCCCACGCCGCTCCGTCCGCCATGGCTGCCGCCACTGCAAAATCCACGCCTGCCGCCGCCGTCAGCGCCCAGAACCCTCTGCTCAAAGCGAGTCCGCTGCCGTTTCAGATGCCGCAGTTCGGCCTGATCAAGGATGCTCACTACGCGCCGGCGTTTGCCGAAGGCATGAAACGTCAGCTGGCCGAAGTCAACGCCATTGCCAACAACCGCCAGGCGCCCACGTTTGAAAACACCATCGTGGCCCTCGAGCGCACGGGGCAGTTGCTGCACCGCGTGCAGAGCATCTTCAGCAACATGACCTCGACCAACACGAATAGCGTGCTCGAAGCGGTGGAAGTGGACGTGTCGCCGAAACTGGCCGCGCATGGCGATGCGATCACCCTGAATCCGAAACTGTTTACCCGCATCGACACCCTGTACGCCAAGCGCGACAAGCTGGGCCTCGATGCCGAATCCTTGCGCTTGCTGGAACGCTATCACACGGATTTCGTGCGCGCCGGCGCCAAGCTGTCCGATGCGGACAAGGAAAAACTGAAAGCCTACAACGCCGAGCAGGCTGGCCTGGAAACGGCTTTCGCGCAAAACGTGCTGAAGGAAACGAATGCCAAGAGCATCGTCGTCGACACGCGCGCTGAACTGGCCGGCATGACGGACAGCGATATCGACACGGCCGCTGCCGCCGCCAAGGAGCGCGGCTTGACGGGCAAGTTCCTCATCGCTCTCGTCAACACCAGCGGCCAGCCGCCGCTGGCGGTATTGACGGATCGCAAGACACGCCAGCGCCTGATGGATGCGTCGCTGAACCGCGGCAGCCAGGGCGGCGAGTTCGACAACCGCGCCATCGTGCTGAAGTTGGCAAAGCTGCGCGCCGAACGGGCCACCCTGCTCGGTTACGCCAATTACGCCGCGTATTCGCTGGAAGACCAGACGGCCAAGACCACCACGGCCGTCAACACCCTGCTGTCGGAACTGGCGAAACCGGCCGTCGCCAATGCGCGCCGCGAAGCGGCCGACCTGCAGCAAGTGGTCGATGCGGAAAAAGGCGGCTTCCAGGTAGCGGCGGCCGACTGGGCCATCTACACGGACAAGCTGCGCAAGCAACGTTTTAATTTTGATGAAAACGAGCTGAAACCGTACCTGGAATTGAATAGCGTGCTGAACAACGGCGTCTTCTTTGCCGCCAATAAACTGTATGGCATCAGCTTCAAGGAGCGTAAGGACTTGCCGGTGTACAACCCGGACGTGCGCGTCTACGACGTGCTGGATGCCGACGGCAAGCCGCTGGCCCTGTTCATCGCCGACTTCTATGCGCGCGGTAACAAGCATGGCGGCGCGTGGATGAATGAATACGTGTCGCAATCGTCGTTGATGGGCACGCACCCGGTGGTGGCTAACCAATTGAATATTCCGAAGCCGCCCGCCGGCCAGCCGACCTTGCTGACGTTTGATGAAGTGACGACCATGTTCCACGAATTCGGCCATGCGCTGCACGGCATGTTTTCGAACGTGAAATACCCACGCTTTGCCGGTACCAGCGTGCCGAGCGACTTCGTCGAGTACCCGTCGCAAGTCAATGAAATGTGGGCCGTATGGCCGGAAGTGCTGCAAAACTATGCCAAGCACTACCAGAGCGGCGCGGCCATGCCGCAGGAATTGCTCGACAAGGTCACGGCGGCGAAGAAATTCAACCAGGGCTTCATGACGACGGAATACCTGTCGGCGGCTCTGCTGGACCAGCGCTGGCATCAGCTGGCGCCGAGCCAGATCCCGACGGACGTGCTGGCCTTTGAAGCGGCATCCTTGAAGGATGCGGGCGTTGACTACGCGCCCGTGCCGCCACGCTACCGCACCAGCTACTTCTCGCACAGCTTCTCGGGCGGCTACTCGGCAGCGTATTACGCCTACCTGTGGTCGGAAAAATTGGATGCGGAATCGGTTAACTGGTTCAAGGAAAACGGCGGCCTGACGCGTAAGAATGGCGACTGGTTCCGCAGCAAATTGCTGTCGCGCGGTGGCAGTGTCGATGCGCTGCAACTGTTCCGTGACTTCCGCGGCCGCGATGCCACCGTGGAACCTTTGCTGGAACGCCGGGGCTTGAAGGCCAAGTAA